The Candidozyma auris chromosome 1, complete sequence genome includes a region encoding these proteins:
- a CDS encoding ribose phosphate diphosphokinase subunit PRS1 → MRKCKVFVGSSHPELGKLVCDRLGVSPAPCTLKKFSNGETSVQIGVSVRDEDAYIIQSGSPQINDHIMELLILISACRGGSASKITAVIPQFPYSKQSKMKKHRGAITARMLANLIIMAGADHVVSMDLHASQMQGFFTKPVDNLYGAPTLARWIRHNIADWENAVVVSKNPGGTKRVTALADSLKINFAMIHTDRRRTQDKFTKSKKPLAHSQDDNIVSEMQTARVVKGHVVDDDYEQENGPSASNSSERGTEIPNSDALGGTFDATNSDDEDEPTAIAQEKLITLVGDVNNKVAIILDDMIDKPNSFIAAAEHLRLNCGARAVYVVGTHGLFSDTCLEELNASKCIDKIVVTNTYRVSEERQRSNEKLVVIDVSPIFAECIRRDHFGESISVLFDSLAAIE, encoded by the coding sequence ATGCGGAAATGTAAAGTGTTTGTCGGTCTGTCCCACCCAGAGTTGGGCAAGCTTGTGTGTGACCGGTTGGGTGTCAGCCCTGCGCCTTGCACgctcaagaagttctccaATGGTGAGACTTCGGTGCAAATTGGTGTCTCTGTGAGAGATGAGGACGCCTACATCATCCAGAGCGGGTCCCCTCAGATCAATGATCACATAATGGAgcttttgattttgatttccgCCTGCCGTGGCGGCTCTGCTTCGAAGATCACTGCCGTGATTCCGCAATTTCCTTACTCGAAGCagctgaagatgaagaaacaTCGTGGTGCTATCACGGCTAGGATGTTGGCCAATTTGATCATCATGGCTGGCGCAGACCATGTGGTGTCGATGGACTTGCACGCTTCGCAAATGCAAGGCTTTTTCACCAAACCCGTGGACAATTTGTACGGAGCACCCACGTTGGCAAGGTGGATCCGTCACAACATCGCTGACTGGGAGAACGCGGTTGTGGTGTCCAAGAACCCAGGAGGAACGAAAAGAGTCACGGCGTTGGCAGACTCCTTGAAGATCAATTTCGCCATGATCCACACGGACAGACGTAGAACGCAAGACAAGTTCACGAAATCCAAGAAGCCCTTGGCCCACTCGCAGGACGACAACATTGTCAGTGAGATGCAGACTGCTAGGGTCGTCAAGGGAcatgttgttgatgacGACTACGAGCAGGAAAACGGGCCGCTGGCCAGCAACTCGTCGGAAAGAGGCACTGAAATTCCTAATAGCGACGCCTTGGGCGGCACTTTTGATGCTACCAATTCggatgatgaggatgagccTACAGCTATTGCTCAGGAGAAATTAATTACTCTTGTTGGTGacgtcaacaacaaggtgGCTATAATCTTGGACGACATGATCGACAAGCCTAACTCTTTCATTGCCGCTGCCGAGCACTTGCGCTTGAACTGTGGCGCCAGAGCGGTGTACGTTGTGGGTACTCACGGCTTATTTAGTGATACGTGTCTTGAGGAGTTAAATGCTTCAAAGTGCATCGACAAGATAGTTGTCACCAACACTTACAGGGTGAGTGAAGAGAGACAGAGGAGTAACGAAAAGTTGGTTGTCATTGATGTATCCCCAATCTTCGCTGAGTGTATCAGAAGAGACCACTTTGGTGAGTCTATCTCTGTTTTGTTTGACTCGTTGGCTGCAATTGAATAA
- the AFL1 gene encoding inositol polyphosphate kinase VIP1 translates to MDTSQSIPIPKHGNGKNQSMSPLSLSSNDGKEVTERAMASIAPMLEGFTPKTSAEEAKDGVASQLGTASTSPRRSSLAAIGEAVSLTSDNLSINNAMNQSSPEDLSNGESLTKPYSRTNSASSWDLNLPKLNKTVSNSSNTSRRSASNATNPSPPNVNKIGKIGVCAMDTKVMSKPCRKILNRLIENGEFETIVFGDKVILDEAVENWPTCDFLISFFSTGFPLDKAISYANLRKPYIINDLILQKTLWDRRLVLNILNHANVPTPERLEISRDGGPRIDKILEDKLVEVGIPRDHLYKLTHQEEPEWSMLDEDTICVNGKIMKKPFVEKPVDGEDHNVYIYYPKSTGGGGRRLFRKIGNKSSEFDPDLSTPRTEGSFIYERFMDTDNFEDVKAYTVGADFCHAETRKSPVVDGIVRRNTHGKEIRFVTELSDHEKLMAKNVSRIFRQTICGFDLLRVNGESYVIDVNGFSFVKDNNDYYDSCASILRDMFIEAKKSRDFIKNKIPKTSQINQSEFEEKQQKWVFKGMVSVIRHADRTPKQKFKYSFRSPLFTSLLKGHKEEVIIRAIPDLQVVLETVKIAEEKELEDLKKLKQLRMALEKKIEFPGTKIQLKPSLNPENPEVVDKVQFILKWGGEPTHSARFQATDVGEQLRQNIKLLNREALNDVKVYTSSERRVIASAHLATCSMLGLPSLPDDFLIIRKDLLDDSNAAKDLMDKVKKKLKPLLRQGAEAPPQFTWPPKMPQPFVVIKRVCELMNFHKNIMEYNFKNYDVSKFQENWCCGEDPYLFKERWDKLFQEFTSVEKTHPSKISELYDTMKYDALHNRQFLEKILAFDPNDENLLKVLGETCGDTIKSSGLVSEYPINILAMNNFKIPHEASSNVSSASGSTSNLQNITNSSTASAGSLGWVLKGAAPSVKHSNANNDSNTHKSSCNSSVSSNGKAPENPFDHPTFARLRELYRLSKVLFDFICPQEYGIKDEEKLDIGLLTSLPLAKQILSDIKDMKKHDSAAMVNYFTKESHIYTLLNVIYGAQLPMKIARNALPELDYMSQIVFEIYESGDSNSPSGKKHAIRMSLSPGCHTQDPLDVHLDDDHYIGCIPRISLTRHLDMDLVIQRLKSRFSRVSLPKQFTPVNISSPLVSGL, encoded by the coding sequence ATGGACACTTCCCAGCTGATCCCCATCCCAAAGCACGGGAACGGGAAAAATCAGTCGATGCTGCCGCTTCTGCTAAGCTCTAACGACGGCAAGGAGGTGACAGAAAGGGCCATGGCGCTGATCGCACCCATGTTAGAAGGCTTCACTCCCAAGACCAGTGCtgaggaggccaaggaCGGAGTTGCTTCTCAGTTGGGTACGGCGCTGACTTCTCCTAGAAGACTGTCTTTGGCAGCGATTGGCGAGGCTGTCTCGCTCACTTCGGACAACTTGTCGATCAATAATGCCATGAATCAGCTGCTGCCGGAAGATTTGAGTAATGGGGAATCTCTTACAAAACCATACTCCAGAACAAACTCGGCGTCGTCTTGGGACTTGAACTTGCCGAAACTCAACAAGACAGTGCTGAACTCGCTGAACACGCTGCGCAGACTGGCGTCCAATGCAACCAACCCGTCTCCGCCAAATGTGAACAAGATAGGCAAGATCGGTGTGTGTGCGATGGACACCAAAGTCATGCTGAAACCTTGTAGAAAGATCTTGAATCGGCTTATAGAAAACGGAGAGTTCGAGACCATTGTGTTTGGTGATAAAGTGATCTTGGATGAGGCGGTGGAGAACTGGCCCACCTGCGACTTCCTTatcagcttcttctccacaggTTTCCCTTTGGACAAAGCCATCAGCTATGCGAATCTAAGAAAGCCATACATaatcaacgacttgataTTGCAGAAGACCTTGTGGGACAGAAGGTTGGTGTTGAACATCTTGAACCATGCAAATGTGCCTACCCCAGAGAGACTCGAAATCAGCAGAGACGGTGGACCTCGCATCGATAAGATTTTGGAAGATAAGCTCGTGGAGGTCGGTATCCCTCGTGATCACTTGTACAAGTTaactcatcaagaagagccagagtGGTCCATGTTGGATGAAGATACCATCTGCGTCAATGGCAAGatcatgaagaagccatttgttgaaaagccTGTTGATGGCGAAGACCACAACGTCTACATATACTATCCCAAATCTactggtggtggtggtcGACGTCTCTTTAGGAAGATAGGTAACAAATCTTCTGAGTTTGATCCTGACTTAAGCACTCCTCGTACAGAGGGATCATTCATATACGAAAGGTTCATGGATACCGACAACTTCGAGGATGTGAAAGCGTACACCGTTGGCGCTGACTTTTGCCATGCTGAAACGAGAAAATCTCCTGTTGTCGATGGTATCGTGAGACGTAACACACATGGCAAGGAAATTCGTTTTGTGACAGAGTTGAGCGATCATGAAAAGCTCATGGCAAAGAATGTGAGTCGCATCTTCAGACAAACTATCTGTGGGTTCGATTTATTGCGAGTCAATGGTGAGTCGTACGTTATTGATGTGAATGGTTTTTCTTTCGTCAAGGACAACAACGATTATTATGATTCATGTGCCTCTATATTGAGGGACATGTTCATTGAAGCgaagaaatcaagagacttcatcaagaacaagataCCCAAGACAAGCCAGATTAATCAGTCTGAATTTGAGGAGAAACAACAGAAATGGGTTTTCAAGGGAATGGTCTCGGTCATTAGACATGCAGACAGAACACCCAAACAGAAATTCAAGTACTCCTTCAGATCTCCTCTTTTCACGTCATTGCTTAAGGGTCACAAGGAAGAAGTAATTATTCGAGCCATTCCTGATTTGCAAGTTGTGTTAGAGACCGTCAAGATTgcagaagagaaggagctcgaggatttgaagaagctcaagcagtTGAGAATGGCATTAGAGAAAAAGATCGAATTTCCGGGCACTAAGATTCAGTTGAAGCCATCATTGAATCCTGAAAACCCTGAGGTCGTGGATAAAGTTCAGTTCATTTTGAAGTGGGGTGGCGAGCCAACTCACTCGGCTAGATTTCAAGCGACAGACGTGGGAGAACAGTTAAGACAAAATATCAAGTTACTCAACAGAGAAGCACTTAACGATGTGAAGGTGTACACTTCTTCTGAGAGAAGAGTGATCGCCAGCGCTCATCTTGCAACATGCTCTATGTTGGGATTGCCCTCTTTGCCAGACGATTTCCTCATCATAAGAAAGGATTTGTTGGACGATTCTAATGCTGCCAAGGACTTGATGgacaaagtgaagaagaagttgaagccaTTGTTGAGACAAGGTGCCgaagctcctcctcagtTTACTTGGCCTCCTAAGATGCCACAACCTTTTGTTGTTATTAAGAGGGTCTGTGAGTTGATGAATTTTCATAAAAACATCATGGAGTACAATTTTAAAAACTACGATGTCAGTAAGTTTCAGGAGAATTGGTGTTGTGGCGAAGATCCATATTTGTTTAAGGAGAGATGGGACAAACTTTTCCAAGAATTCACATCTGTCGAAAAGACACATCCATCGAAGATCTCGGAATTGTATGACACAATGAAATATGATGCCTTGCACAATCGTCaattcttggagaagataTTGGCTTTTGACCCTAATGATGAAAATCTACTCAAAGTATTAGGTGAGACGTGTGGAGACACCATCAAATCGTCTGGTCTTGTGAGTGAGTACCCAATCAATATCTTGGCCatgaacaacttcaaaaTTCCGCACGAAGCCAGCTCTAATGTCAGCTCCGCCTCTGGCTCAACGTCGAATCTACAGAACATCACCAATTCTAGTACAGCTTCCGCTGGCTCTCTTGGGTGGGTCTTGAAGGGAGCTGCGCCTTCTGTGAAGCATTCGAATGCCAACAATGACTCAAACACACATAAATCTAGTTGTAACAGCAGTGTTAGCAGCAATGGTAAAGCACCAGAAAATCCATTTGATCATCCTACCTTTGCTCGACTCAGAGAGTTGTACAGATTATCCAAGGTTCTCTTCGATTTCATATGCCCACAGGAATACGGCATcaaggatgaagaaaagtTAGATATTGGGTTGTTAACATCTTTACCATTAGCAAAGCAAATCTTATCCGACATTAAAGACATGAAGAAACACGATTCTGCTGCAATGGTCAACTATTTCACGAAGGAGTCGCATATCTATACATTGCTCAATGTTATATACGGTGCTCAATTGCCAATGAAAATTGCAAGAAATGCATTGCCTGAGCTCGACTACATGTCGCAGATTGTGTTCGAAATCTACGAGTCTGGCGACTCTAATAGCCCATCCGGAAAGAAACATGCTATCAGGATGTCGTTGTCTCCAGGCTGTCATACACAAGATCCATTGGATGTTCACTTGGATGATGACCATTACATTGGTTGTATTCCAAGAATCAGCTTGACAAGACACTTGGACATGGACTTGGTGATCCAAAGATTGAAATCAAGGTTCTCCAGAGTGTCCTTGCCAAAGCAGTTTACTCCTGTCAATATTTCCAGTCCATTGGTCTCGGGACTTTAG
- the FAS1 gene encoding tetrafunctional fatty acid synthase subunit FAS1 has protein sequence MSTTHRQLALSHGDIEHTILVPTPLFFKYSQLKEQFVKTLPVATEGFASDDEPASPAELFAKFVGFTASLVDPAASGEFDEILPAVLQEFQSRFFPNSDIHSFAAQLLADETYPTTAAKSREVIKHYFDAVMASKTPIPRQSSDLIQSSAQRVAKTVAIFGGQGNTDDYFEELRELNYMYHGLLSDLLQKFAAKLTQLVKSTSNVDKIYTQGFDILTWLNHPDQTPDQEYLLSVPVSCPLICVIQLCHYAVTCKTLGITPGEFRDALVGATGHSQGLVTAVAIASADSWESFVENSIKAISLLFFIGARCLTAYPRTSLPPTMLQDSLENGEGRPSPMLSVRDLSLSDVEKFIKQTNAHLPSEKHVAISLVNGGRNMVVSGPPESLYGLNLTLRNNKAPSGLDQARVPYSERKMKFSNRFLPIFAPFHSHLLEPATDMILADVQNEGLVFASFDIKIPVYDTYSGENFQNAKGDVIDRLVKCITELPVHWEVATNFDSTHLLDFGPGGVSGLGVLTHRNKEGTGSRVIISGTIDTNPDDEYGFKQEIFNKTRNSIKWAPNWLDEYKPKLVKTKAGKVYVDTKFSRLLGRAPLMVPGMTPTTVNTDIVSATINAGYHIELAGGGYFEPNGMKRALAEVASRVTPGSGIGINLIYVNPRMLQWGIPLIKELRSKGFPIQSLTIGAGVPSLEVATEYIEELGLTHLGLKPGSIDSINQSITIAKAHPNFPIVLQWTGGRGGGHHSYEDFHQPILQMYAKIRKCSNIVLVAGSGFGSDEDTYPYLTGSWSKRFNYPPMPFDGVLFGSRVMTAKEAHTSLAAKQAISECSGVDDSKWEATYKKPTGGIVTVRSEMGEPIHKIATRGVMFWKELDETIFNLPKNKLLEALTKKKDYIINKLNKDFQKPWFGRNTQGVCDLEDMTYQEVVNRMIELMYVKKSERWIDVSLRNFTGDFLRRVEERFTSKSGKESLLQNYAQLQTAPQKFIDTFFDSFPTAKTQLISEEDCDYFLMLCARPTQKPAPFVPVLDERFEFFFKKDSLWQSEDLESVVDEDVQRTCILHGPVAAQFTNKVNEPIKDILDNIHEGHIARLLKDAYSGDSSKIPVVEYFGKEASGPVESVTGVTIEKTANKTVYRIGSSVPDQKQWLALLAGSELSWLYAFISNERVVQGINHVANSVKDVLGPAPNMEAVITNAGSDKANLSLYETVQGDFKKVAEIKKTTEGLIQMSLIEHRTADGKPVELPFLYKYVPEDGFAPIVEVMEGRNDRIKEFYWKLWFGSEVPVDLDINVNQAIPGDNVTISGKDISEFTHAIGNTCEAFIPRPNKQTLAPMDFAIVVGWKAIMKAIFPKTVDGDLLKLVHLSNGYRMIPGAEPLKKDDVVSSEALIKAVLNQPSGKMVEVVGTITREGKPVMEVTSQFLYRGEYEDFENTFQKVTEDPFQIAFKSAKDLAILRSKEWFHLEKDVELLNQILTFRCESTYKFKAANVYSSIKTVGKVYLELPTKEVIQVGSIDYEAGVSYGNPVIDYFSRNGNTIEQAVKFENAIPLSSGEKLTSKAPSTNEPYAKVSGDYNPIHVSRVFASYAKLPGTITHGMYSSGSIRSLVEQWAANSVASRVRAFKADFVGMVLPNDTLQTSLGHIGMVNGRKIIKVETRNVETDTPVLMGEAEIEQPVTTYVFTGQGSQEQGMGMDLYNSSEVAREVWDRADRHFVDNYGFSILDIVKNNPNELTVHFGGAKGRRIRDNYISMMFETIGEDGEIKSEKIFKDIDHTTTSYTFLSPTGLLSATQFTQPALTLMEKASYEDIKSKGLVPSDVMFAGHSLGEYSALSSLANVMPIESLVDVVFYRGMTMQVAVPRDELGRSNYGMCAVNPTRVNPSFNDAALRFVVDEVATKTGWLLEIVNYNVENTQYVTAGDLRALDTLTNVLNVIKLNKIDIVKLQEQMSLDDVKKHLKEIIDEVSAQSIAKPQPIDLQRGFAVIPLKGISVPFHSSYLMSGVKPFQRFLCKKIPKSSVKPKDLINKYIPNLTAKPFQITKEYFEEVYQLTKSEKLKSILDNWESYEKA, from the coding sequence ATGAGCACAACCCACCGCCAGCTTGCCCTTTCCCACGGCGACATAGAACACACGATTTTGGTGCCCACACCGCTATTTTTCAAGTACTCCCAGTTGAAAGAGCAGTTTGTCAAGACGTTGCCGGTTGCAACTGAAGGATTCGCCTCCGACGATGAGCCTGCCTCTCCTGCCGAGTTGTTTGCCAAATTTGTAGGCTTCACTGCCTCTTTGGTTGATCCCGCTGCTTCGGGAGAGTTTGACGAGATCTTGCCTGCTGTCTTGCAAGAATTCCAACTGAGATTCTTCCCCAACTCAGATATTCACAGCTTCGCTGCCCAATTGCTTGCCGATGAGACATACCCAACAACTGCTGCAAAGTCCAGAGAGGTGATCAAACACTACTTTGATGCTGTGATGGCCTCCAAGACGCCTATTCCAAGGCAGCTGTCGGACTTGATCCAAAGCTCTGCCCAACGTGTAGCCAAGACAGTGGCCATTTTTGGCGGCCAGGGTAATACCGACGACTATTTCGAGGAATTGAGAGAGTTGAACTACATGTACCACGGGCTTCTCTCCGACTTGCTTCAGAAATTCGCCGCCAAATTGACCCAGTTGGTCAAGTCCACTTCAAACGTCGACAAGATCTACACCCAGGGCTTCGACATTTTGACCTGGTTGAACCACCCAGACCAGACCCCAGACCAGGAGTACTTGTTGAGTGTGCCAGTGTCGTGTCCCTTGATCTGCGTGATCCAGTTGTGTCACTATGCTGTCACTTGCAAGACCTTGGGCATCACGCCCGGTGAATTCAGAGACGCCTTGGTCGGTGCTACAGGCCACTCTCAGGGTTTGGTCACTGCTGTGGCCATTGCTTCTGCCGACTCGTGGGAGTCTTTTGTCGAGAACTCCATTAAGGCCAtttccttgttgttcttcattGGTGCCAGATGCTTGACCGCTTACCCTAGAACGTCTTTGCCTCCAACTATGTTGCAGGACTCTTTGGAAAACGGCGAAGGAAGACCTTCCCCCATGTTGTCTGTCAGGGACTTGTCCCTTTCAGATGTCGAGAAGTTCATCAAGCAGACCAACGCTCACTTGCCTTCAGAAAAGCATGTGGCCATTTCATTGGTTAATGGTGGTAGAAACATGGTGGTTTCAGGTCCCCCAGAGTCTCTCTACGGTTTGAACTTGACCTTGAGAAACAACAAGGCTCCTTCCGGTTTGGACCAAGCCCGTGTCCCATACTCTGAGCGTAAGATGAAGTTTTCCAATAGATTCTTGCCAATCTTCGCTCCTTTCCACTCCCACTTGTTGGAGCCAGCCACCGACATGATATTGGCTGACGTTCAAAACGAGGGGTTGGTTTTTGCGTCTTTCGACATCAAGATTCCCGTCTACGACACATACTCCGGTGAGAATTTCCAGAACGCTAAAGGCGATGTCATCGACAGACTCGTCAAGTGCATTACTGAGTTGCCTGTTCACTGGGAGGTTGCTACCAACTTCGACAGCACCCACTTGTTGGATTTCGGCCCTGGTGGCGTTTCCGGCTTGGGTGTTTTGACCCACAGAAACAAAGAGGGCACTGGCTCTCGTGTCATTATCTCTGGTACCATAGACACCAACCCTGACGACGAGTATGGCTTCAAGCAggagatcttcaacaaaaccCGCAATTCCATCAAATGGGCTCCAAACTGGTTGGACGAATACAAGCCTAAATTGGTGAAGACGAAGGCTGGAAAGGTTTACGTCGACACCAAATTCTCCAGATTGCTCGGCAGAGCTCCATTGATGGTTCCTGGTATGACTCCAACCACTGTCAACACAGACATTGTCTCTGCCACAATCAACGCTGGCTACCACATCGAGTTGGCTGGAGGTGGCTACTTTGAGCCCAACGGTATGAAGAGAGCTTTGGCTGAGGTGGCTTCTAGAGTCACTCCAGGCTCCGGAATCGGCATCAACTTGATCTACGTCAACCCTAGAATGTTGCAGTGGGGTATAccattgatcaaggaattgagaTCCAAGGGCTTCCCTATCCAGTCGTTGACCATCGGTGCCGGTgttccttctttggaggtTGCCACTGAGTacattgaagaattgggCTTGACCCACTTGGGCTTGAAGCCAGGCTCCATCGACTCCATCAATCAGTCTATTACCATTGCTAAGGCTCATCCAAACTTCCCAATTGTTTTGCAGTGGACTGGCGGTAGAGGTGGTGGCCACCACTCTTACGAGGACTTCCACCAGCCTATTTTGCAGATGTACGCTAAGATCAGAAAGTGCTCAAATATTGTCTTGGTTGCTGGATCCGGTTTCGGCTCGGATGAAGACACTTACCCCTACTTGACTGGTTCCTGGTCCAAGAGATTCAACTACCCACCAATGCCTTTTGACGGTGTCTTGTTCGGTTCTAGAGTTATGACCGCTAAGGAGGCTCACACCTCGTTGGCAGCTAAGCAGGCTATTTCTGAATGTTCTGGTGTTGATGACAGCAAATGGGAAGCCACTTACAAAAAGCCTACCGGTGGTATCGTTACCGTCAGATCTGAAATGGGTGAGCCAATTCACAAGATTGCCACCAGAGGTGTCATGTTCTGGAAAGAGTTGGACGAGACAATTTTCAACTTGCCTAAGAACAAGCTCTTGGAAGCCTtgaccaaaaagaaggactacatcatcaacaagttgaacaaggacTTCCAGAAGCCATGGTTTGGCCGCAACACTCAGGGTGTTTGTGACTTGGAGGACATGACCTACCAGGAAGTGGTCAACCGCATGATCGAGTTGATGtacgtgaagaagtctgaACGTTGGATTGACGTCTCTTTGAGAAACTTCACCGGTGACTTCTTAAGAAGAGTCGAAGAAAGATTCACTTCCAAGTCCGGCAAGGAATCCTTGCTTCAGAACTACGCTCAGTTGCAGACTGCCCCTCAGAAATTCATTGACACCTTCTTCGACTCCTTCCCTACTGCTAAGACCCAGTTGATCTCCGAGGAGGACTGTGActacttcttgatgttgtgCGCTAGACCAACACAAAAACCTGCTCCTTTTGTTCCAGTGTTGGACGAGAGATtcgagttcttcttcaaaaaggaCTCCTTGTGGCAGTCTGAGGACTTGGAGTCTGTTGTCGATGAGGATGTCCAGAGAACATGTATCCTTCACGGTCCTGTTGCTGCCCAATTCACCAACAAGGTTAATGAGCCAATCAAGGACATTTTGGACAACATTCATGAGGGTCACATTGCTAGATTGCTCAAGGATGCTTACAGCGGTGACAGCTCCAAGATTCCTGTTGTCGAATACTTTGGTAAGGAGGCGTCGGGTCCGGTCGAATCCGTCACTGGTGTCACCATCGAGAAGACTGCTAACAAGACCGTTTACAGGATTGGTTCTTCCGTGCCTGATCAGAAGCAATGGCTCGCATTGTTGGCGGGCTCTGAATTGAGCTGGTTGTATGCTTTTATTTCCAATGAGAGAGTTGTTCAGGGCATAAACCACGTTGCTAATTCTGTCAAGGACGTTTTAGGTCCAGCTCCTAACATGGAGGCCGTTATTACAAACGCTGGCTCAGACAAGGCTAATCTCTCGCTTTACGAGACCGTCCAGGgtgacttcaagaaggttgCTGAGATTAAGAAAACCACCGAGGGCTTGATCCAGATGTCGTTGATTGAACACAGAACTGCTGATGGCAAGCCTGTTGAATTACCTTTCCTCTACAAATACGTACCAGAGGACGGTTTTGCTCCTATTGTTGAGGTTATGGAGGGCAGAAACGACAGAATCAAGGAGTTCTATTGGAAATTGTGGTTCGGCTCCGAGGTGCCAGTGGACCTTGATATCAATGTTAACCAGGCCATTCCTGGTGACAACGTCACCATCTCTGGTAAGGATATATCTGAGTTCACCCACGCCATTGGTAACACATGCGAGGCCTTCATTCCAAGACCTAACAAGCAGACCTTGGCCCCAATGGATTTCGCCATTGTTGTGGGTTGGAAGGCCATCATGAAGGCAATTTTCCCTAAGACAGTTGACGgtgacttgttgaagttggtgCACTTGTCGAATGGCTACAGAATGATTCCTGGCGCCGaaccattgaagaaggacgaTGTTGTTTCCTCTGAAGCTTTGATCAAGGCTGTGTTGAACCAGCCTTCTGGTAAGATGGTCGAGGTTGTTGGAACTATCACCAGAGAAGGCAAGCCTGTCATGGAGGTCACCTCTCAATTCTTGTACCGTGGTGAGTATGAGGACTTCGAAAACACTTTCCAAAAGGTCACAGAAGACCCATTCCAAATCGCGTTCAAGTCCGCTAAGGATTTGGCCATCTTGAGATCCAAGGAATGGTTtcacttggagaaggatgtTGAGTTACTCAATCAGATTTTGACCTTCAGATGCGAGTCAACCTACAAGTTCAAGGCCGCTAATGTGTACTCGTCCATCAAGACCGTTGGTAAGGTATACTTGGAGTTGCCAACCAAGGAGGTTATTCAGGTCGGCTCGATCGATTACGAGGCTGGCGTCTCTTACGGTAACCCAGTCATTGACTACTTCTCGAGAAACGGTAACACCATTGAGCAGGCTGTGAAATTCGAGAACGCCattcctctttcttcaggTGAGAAATTGACCTCCAAGGCTCCCTCCACCAACGAGCCCTACGCCAAAGTGTCTGGTGACTACAACCCTATCCACGTTTCCCGTGTGTTTGCATCCTACGCTAAGTTGCCAGGCACTATCACCCACGGCATGTACTCTTCTGGCTCCATCAGATCCTTGGTGGAGCAGTGGGCTGCCAACAGTGTTGCCTCCAGAGTCAGAGCTTTCAAGGCTGACTTTGTTGGTATGGTGTTGCCAAACGACACTCTCCAAACCTCTTTGGGGCATATTGGTATGGTTAATGGTCGTAAGATTATCAAGGTTGAAACCAGAAATGTCGAGACCGACACCCCTGTGTTGATGGGAGAGGCCGAGATTGAGCAGCCAGTCACCACTTACGTCTTTACTGGCCAGGGATCTCAGGAGCAAGGTATGGGTATGGACTTGTACAACTCCTCTGAAGTCGCTCGTGAGGTTTGGGACCGTGCCGACCGTCACTTCGTCGACAACTACGGCTTTTCCAttcttgacattgtcaagaacaacCCTAACGAATTGACTGTTCACTTCGGTGGTGCAAAGGGTAGAAGAATTAGAGACAACTACATCTCCATGATGTTCGAGACAATTGGTGAAGACGGCGAGATCAAGTcagagaagatcttcaaggaCATTGACCATACCACCACTTCCTACACCTTCCTTTCTCCAACTGGTTTGTTGTCTGCAACGCAGTTCACTCAGCCCGCCTTGACTTTGATGGAGAAGGCCTCTTACGAGGACATTAAGTCCAAAGGATTGGTTCCTTCAGATGTTATGTTCGCTGGTCACTCGCTTGGTGAGTACTCTGCTCTCTCTTCGTTAGCCAATGTCATGCCAATTGAGTCGCTCGTCGACGTTGTCTTCTACAGAGGTATGACCATGCAAGTTGCAGTTCCAAGAGACGAGTTGGGCAGATCCAACTATGGTATGTGCGCTGTGAACCCAACGAGAGTGAATCCAAGCTTCAACGACGCTGCCTTGAGATTTGTTGTGGATGAAGTTGCCACCAAGACCGGCTGGTTGTTGGAAATTGTTAACTACAACGTTGAGAACACCCAGTATGTGACTGCTGGTGACTTGAGAGCATTGGACACTTTGACCAACGTGTTGAATGtcatcaagttgaacaagattGATATTGTGAAGTTGCAAGAGCAGATGTCCTTAGATGACGTTAAAAAAcacttgaaggagatcatTGACGAGGTTTCTGCTCAGTCGATTGCCAAACCTCAGCCAATTGATTTGCAGAGGGGTTTTGCTGTAATTCCATTGAAGGGTATTTCTGTGCCTTTCCACTCTTCATACTTGATGTCTGGTGTGAAGCCATTCCAGAGATTCTTGTGCAAGAAGATTCCTAAATCTTCTGTGAAGCCCAAggatttgatcaacaagtacaTTCCGAATTTGACTGCCAAGCCATTCCAGATCACCAAGGAGTACTTCGAGGAAGTCTACCAATTGACCAAGTCAGAGAAACTTAAGAGCATTCTTGACAACTGGGAGTCCTACGAGAAGGCTTGA